In one Crocinitomicaceae bacterium genomic region, the following are encoded:
- the kynU gene encoding kynureninase, producing the protein MTANKNTLEFARVMDQKDPIRAYRNQFFFPQFKGENALYYTGNSLGLQPKSTSAYIQQELNDWAEFGVEGHFHAKRPWFSYHEQLSSKAAKIVGAKSSEVVITHSLTTNLHLLMVSFYRPAKSRYKILCEKKAFPSDQYALESQVKFHGYDPKDAIIEIEPRQGEHTIHEQDILELISKYGDEIALVMMGGVNYYTGQLFDMKTITEAGHKAGAIVGFDLAHAAGNVKLNLHDWQVDFAAWCTYKYLNSSPGGVSGMFVHENHANKPELPRFAGWWGHDKSVRFLMEPGFKPMQGAEGWQLSNAPVLGMAAHLASLDIFDEVGMDKLIEKRIQLTNYLEEVILEISAKNSDKCQFEIITPKEENRRGAQLSILVHGKGKSLFDALTKQGVIADWREPNVIRLAPVPLYNSFEDIYRFGVTLEDAIIR; encoded by the coding sequence ATGACAGCAAACAAAAATACGCTTGAATTTGCAAGAGTGATGGATCAAAAAGATCCGATACGTGCATATCGCAACCAATTTTTCTTTCCGCAGTTCAAGGGAGAAAATGCTCTGTATTATACAGGTAATTCGCTTGGGCTTCAACCAAAATCAACTTCTGCCTACATACAACAAGAGCTCAATGATTGGGCAGAATTTGGGGTTGAAGGTCATTTTCATGCAAAGCGTCCCTGGTTTTCATATCACGAACAATTGTCAAGCAAGGCGGCAAAAATTGTTGGTGCAAAATCTTCTGAAGTGGTAATTACACACAGCCTAACAACGAATTTGCATTTGTTGATGGTTTCTTTTTATCGTCCGGCAAAATCAAGGTATAAAATTCTTTGCGAGAAAAAAGCTTTTCCAAGTGATCAATACGCATTGGAATCACAGGTAAAATTTCATGGCTATGATCCTAAAGATGCTATTATTGAAATTGAACCAAGACAAGGGGAACATACTATTCATGAACAGGATATTTTAGAGTTAATTTCAAAATACGGAGATGAAATTGCCTTGGTCATGATGGGCGGCGTGAATTATTATACCGGTCAGTTATTTGACATGAAAACCATTACCGAAGCCGGACATAAAGCGGGTGCAATTGTTGGTTTTGATTTAGCACACGCAGCGGGCAATGTGAAATTAAATTTGCATGATTGGCAGGTGGATTTTGCGGCATGGTGCACGTATAAATATTTGAATTCAAGTCCGGGTGGGGTGAGTGGCATGTTTGTTCATGAAAATCATGCAAACAAACCTGAACTGCCACGTTTTGCCGGTTGGTGGGGACATGATAAATCAGTGCGTTTTTTAATGGAGCCCGGATTCAAACCGATGCAGGGCGCTGAAGGCTGGCAACTCAGTAATGCTCCTGTTCTTGGAATGGCCGCTCATCTTGCTTCATTAGATATTTTTGATGAAGTTGGAATGGATAAACTCATTGAAAAAAGAATTCAACTAACTAACTATCTTGAAGAAGTTATTCTGGAAATTTCTGCTAAAAATTCAGATAAATGTCAATTTGAAATTATCACACCAAAAGAAGAAAACAGACGCGGCGCACAACTTTCAATTTTAGTTCACGGTAAAGGAAAATCATTATTTGATGCCCTAACCAAACAAGGCGTTATTGCTGATTGGAGAGAGCCTAATGTGATACGCCTTGCGCCTGTTCCGTTGTACAATTCGTTTGAAGATATTTATCGGTTCGGGGTGACGTTGGAGGATGCTATTATTAGGTAG
- a CDS encoding helix-turn-helix transcriptional regulator has translation MSTIAEFVKFRRKAANLTQEEFAERAGVALTVVRKIEQGKTNLNMDKVNLILSMFGHELAPVNSKEIHK, from the coding sequence ATGAGTACAATAGCTGAATTCGTAAAATTTCGTCGCAAGGCAGCGAACCTGACTCAGGAAGAATTTGCAGAGCGTGCCGGTGTGGCACTAACCGTTGTGCGCAAAATTGAACAGGGGAAAACCAATTTGAATATGGACAAAGTAAATCTTATATTAAGCATGTTTGGACACGAACTGGCTCCGGTGAACAGTAAAGAAATTCATAAATGA